A single region of the Bacillota bacterium genome encodes:
- a CDS encoding methylenetetrahydrofolate reductase, with the protein MKTESRLERLFNEGNFVVTAEVGPPKSASSKGIIKNTEILKDYVDGINLTDNQTAIVRLSSIAAAVHVMNTGGEPIIQMTCRDRNRIAMQSDILGAYSLGIRNLLCLSGDHQSFGNHQTGKNVYDLDSVQLINCVKNMRDEKRFLCGEEMKVEPRMYIGCAENPFGDPFEFRAMRLAKKVTAGADFVQTQAIFDIPRFKRWMEMVCDMGLHEKVNITAGFVPCKSYGGLKYMKDVPGMAIPDHLLARMKGVPKEKQPDEGIAMVAEMIQEVREIPGVRGVHIMAVMWEEKVPEIVEKARLLPRPQ; encoded by the coding sequence ATGAAGACGGAGAGCAGACTTGAACGGCTGTTCAATGAGGGAAACTTCGTGGTGACAGCGGAGGTGGGCCCGCCCAAGAGCGCGTCATCCAAGGGGATCATCAAGAACACGGAGATCCTCAAGGACTACGTCGACGGGATAAATCTCACGGATAACCAGACGGCCATCGTGCGGCTGTCCAGCATTGCCGCTGCCGTGCACGTGATGAATACCGGCGGCGAGCCCATCATCCAGATGACATGCCGGGACAGGAACCGCATCGCCATGCAGAGTGATATCCTGGGTGCCTACAGCCTGGGCATCAGAAACCTTCTCTGTCTTAGCGGCGACCACCAGTCCTTCGGTAACCACCAGACAGGGAAGAACGTATACGACCTGGATTCGGTCCAGCTCATCAACTGCGTCAAGAACATGCGGGATGAGAAGAGGTTCCTCTGCGGTGAGGAGATGAAGGTCGAGCCCCGCATGTACATAGGCTGCGCCGAGAACCCCTTCGGGGATCCCTTTGAATTCCGGGCCATGCGGCTGGCCAAGAAGGTCACCGCCGGCGCGGACTTCGTGCAGACCCAGGCCATCTTCGATATCCCCAGGTTCAAGAGGTGGATGGAGATGGTGTGCGACATGGGCCTTCACGAGAAGGTTAACATCACCGCGGGCTTCGTACCCTGCAAGTCCTATGGCGGGCTGAAGTACATGAAGGATGTGCCGGGAATGGCCATACCCGACCACCTGCTTGCCCGGATGAAGGGAGTGCCCAAGGAGAAGCAGCCTGACGAGGGTATTGCCATGGTGGCCGAGATGATCCAGGAGGTCAGGGAGATCCCCGGTGTCAGGGGCGTCCACATCATGGCGGTCATGTGGGAGGAGAAGGTCCCGGAGATAGTGGAGAAGGCCCGGCTCCTGCCAAGGCCCCAGTGA
- a CDS encoding methylenetetrahydrofolate reductase C-terminal domain-containing protein, producing the protein MIVGERKPLSEIIEMVKDARCLLIAGCSECVTVCQAGGEKEVAVLASALRLHFGKNGQAKEILTTTLNRQCDPEFLEDMAALAGKADCIMSMACGVGVQFLAERFRDKWVVPALNTKFGGGATLEGQWDERCGFCGECILHLTGGVCPIIRCSKSLLNGPCGGSQDGKCEVSKETDCAWQLIYDRLKGLGRLELLNTVIPPKDWSKARDGGPRRVVREDSRV; encoded by the coding sequence ATGATAGTCGGCGAGCGTAAGCCACTGTCCGAGATAATCGAGATGGTGAAAGACGCCCGTTGCCTGCTCATCGCCGGGTGCTCAGAGTGCGTCACCGTGTGCCAAGCGGGGGGGGAGAAGGAGGTGGCGGTGCTGGCTAGTGCCCTGCGCCTTCACTTCGGGAAGAACGGCCAAGCCAAGGAGATCCTCACCACCACGCTGAACCGCCAGTGTGATCCTGAGTTCCTTGAGGACATGGCCGCCCTGGCCGGGAAGGCAGACTGCATCATGTCCATGGCCTGCGGCGTCGGAGTGCAGTTCCTGGCGGAACGCTTCCGGGACAAGTGGGTGGTGCCTGCCCTGAACACCAAATTTGGGGGAGGAGCCACGCTGGAGGGTCAGTGGGACGAGAGGTGCGGGTTCTGCGGGGAGTGCATACTCCACCTCACTGGCGGGGTCTGCCCCATCATCCGCTGTTCCAAAAGCCTCTTGAACGGTCCCTGTGGCGGGTCCCAGGATGGCAAGTGCGAGGTGTCCAAGGAGACCGACTGCGCTTGGCAACTGATATATGACAGGCTGAAGGGCCTGGGCCGGCTTGAATTGCTCAACACGGTCATACCCCCCAAGGACTGGTCCAAGGCCAGGGACGGAGGCCCCCGCCGGGTTGTGAGGGAGGATTCGAGGGTATGA
- a CDS encoding FAD/NAD(P)-binding protein has translation MNNPYMPSRAVINEIIQETDTNDVKTFRVAFQDESAWETFKYRPGQFAEVSLFGVGEAPISITSSPTQKGYLEFSVKKAGVVTTALHQTRVGDIIGVRGPYGNNFPVEDMEGKNLVIIGGGIGLAPVRSLITYALDQENRSRFNDVTIIYGARSPGDLVFKWELENWGKRPDVDLHVTVDRGDERWTGKVGFVPAVLMEVAPKPDDCVTVTCGPPIMIKFVLQNLEKLGFEPRQIVTTLEMRMKCGIGKCGRCNIGKNYVCRDGPVFTLEQLSQMPQEY, from the coding sequence GTGAACAACCCGTACATGCCCAGCAGGGCTGTGATTAACGAGATAATCCAGGAGACCGACACCAACGATGTGAAGACCTTCCGGGTGGCCTTCCAGGATGAAAGCGCCTGGGAGACCTTCAAGTACCGCCCGGGCCAGTTCGCCGAGGTCTCCCTGTTCGGGGTTGGAGAGGCCCCCATTTCCATAACCTCGTCCCCGACCCAGAAGGGCTACCTTGAGTTCAGCGTGAAGAAGGCGGGGGTGGTCACCACCGCCCTCCACCAGACCAGGGTGGGCGACATCATTGGAGTCCGCGGCCCCTACGGGAACAACTTCCCCGTTGAGGATATGGAGGGGAAGAACCTGGTGATCATCGGGGGTGGCATTGGCCTTGCGCCGGTACGGTCCCTCATCACCTATGCCCTGGACCAGGAGAACCGCTCCCGGTTCAACGACGTCACCATCATCTACGGTGCGCGTAGTCCTGGGGACCTGGTCTTCAAGTGGGAGCTGGAGAACTGGGGCAAGCGGCCCGATGTGGACCTCCATGTCACGGTGGACAGGGGAGACGAGAGGTGGACAGGCAAGGTCGGGTTCGTCCCGGCGGTGCTCATGGAGGTCGCCCCCAAGCCGGATGACTGTGTCACGGTGACCTGTGGGCCGCCCATCATGATCAAGTTCGTCCTCCAGAACCTGGAGAAGCTGGGCTTTGAGCCCCGCCAGATCGTAACAACCCTGGAGATGAGGATGAAGTGCGGCATCGGAAAGTGCGGGCGCTGCAACATCGGAAAGAATTACGTGTGCCGGGACGGCCCAGTGTTCACCCTGGAGCAGCTCTCCCAGATGCCGCAGGAATATTGA